DNA sequence from the Deinococcus multiflagellatus genome:
TCGCCGGTCTGCAGCACGTAGGCGCGGTGGGCAATGCTCAGGGCCATGTTCGCGTTCTGCTCCACCAGCAGCACGGTGGTGCCGCGCTCCTTGTTCAGCTTCACAATGATGTCGAAGATGGCTTCCACGAACAGGGGCGACAGGCCCATGCTGGGTTCGTCCAGCAGCAGCAGCTTGGGCGCCACCATCAGGGCGCGGGCAATCGCCAGCATCTGCTGTTCGCCGCCGGACATGGTGCCGCCCAGCTGGTTCTCGCGCTCTTTCAGGCGCGGAAAGAAGGCGAAGCCCTCCTGGATGCGCTGCTCAATGACGGCGCGGTCGGTCACCGTGTAGGCGCCCACATCCAGGTTCTCGCGCACCGTCAGGTCCTTGAAGATGCGCCGGCCTTCGGGCACGTGGCTGATGCCCCGGTTCAGGATGTGGTGCGCCGGAATGCCGGCAATGGTCTGGCCGCGGTAACTCAGGGTGCCGCGCCGGGGCTTCATCATGCCGCTGACCGTGCGCAGCGTGGTGGTTTTGCCCGCCCCGTTGCCGCCGATCAGGGCCACGATCTCGCCCTCGTTCACGGTCATGGAAATGCCCTTGAGGGCGTGAATGTGGTCGTAGTAGGTGTGAACGTCGTTCAGTTCCAGCATCGCT
Encoded proteins:
- a CDS encoding ABC transporter ATP-binding protein translates to MPEAMLELNDVHTYYDHIHALKGISMTVNEGEIVALIGGNGAGKTTTLRTVSGMMKPRRGTLSYRGQTIAGIPAHHILNRGISHVPEGRRIFKDLTVRENLDVGAYTVTDRAVIEQRIQEGFAFFPRLKERENQLGGTMSGGEQQMLAIARALMVAPKLLLLDEPSMGLSPLFVEAIFDIIVKLNKERGTTVLLVEQNANMALSIAHRAYVLQTGEIKLSGNAADIAQDESVRKAYLGDD